In Deltaproteobacteria bacterium, one DNA window encodes the following:
- a CDS encoding type II secretion system F family protein — MDVYVWEGRSRKGTIERGEIEAANEAAVRMHLRRQQIQAIKIQAKPKDILKGFSLFKRRKVNEKQIVIFTRQFATMIDAGLPLVQCLEILSSQQDNPTFKEVLLKVKGDVEAGSTFAEALRKHPRVFNDLFCNLVAAGEAGGILDTILNRLAAYIEKAMNLKKKVKGAMVYPAAVLAIALIVVGALLIFVIPVFQKMFADMGGTLPAFTQLVINLSEFMRRYFLLVGALLVIFIFAFRRYYRTETGHAVVDDFLLRLPIFGDLIKKVAIAKFTRTLSTMLSSGVPILEGLEIVARTSGNKTIEKAILQTKVSIGEGKTIAEPLGASGIFPPMVVQMISVGESTGALDSMLSKIADFFDDEVDGAVAALTSLLEPLLMVFLGGAIGGLVVAMYLPIFQMAAILG; from the coding sequence TGGGAAGGGCGATCCCGTAAAGGGACGATCGAGCGTGGAGAAATTGAAGCCGCGAATGAAGCGGCCGTCAGGATGCACCTTCGTCGGCAGCAGATTCAGGCCATCAAAATTCAGGCCAAGCCCAAGGATATTTTAAAAGGGTTCAGTTTATTTAAAAGGAGAAAAGTCAATGAGAAGCAGATCGTTATCTTTACCCGCCAATTCGCCACGATGATTGATGCCGGCCTGCCGCTGGTGCAATGCCTGGAGATTCTTTCCAGCCAGCAAGACAATCCTACTTTCAAAGAAGTCCTTCTCAAAGTCAAAGGGGATGTGGAAGCCGGGTCTACTTTCGCTGAAGCGTTGCGCAAGCACCCACGGGTTTTCAATGATCTTTTCTGTAACCTGGTGGCTGCCGGGGAAGCCGGAGGCATCCTGGACACGATTTTGAACCGTCTCGCTGCTTACATCGAAAAGGCGATGAACTTGAAGAAAAAGGTCAAAGGAGCCATGGTCTATCCCGCCGCGGTCCTCGCCATTGCCTTAATCGTGGTTGGCGCCCTCCTGATTTTTGTGATCCCCGTTTTTCAAAAAATGTTTGCCGATATGGGGGGAACCCTTCCGGCCTTTACCCAACTGGTTATTAACTTGAGCGAATTCATGCGACGTTATTTCCTCCTTGTTGGTGCATTACTCGTAATTTTTATCTTCGCTTTCAGGCGTTACTACCGGACAGAAACGGGTCACGCAGTGGTTGACGATTTCCTGCTCCGGCTTCCGATTTTCGGAGACCTCATTAAAAAAGTGGCTATTGCCAAGTTCACCCGTACCCTGAGCACGATGCTTTCCAGCGGCGTTCCCATCCTGGAGGGTCTGGAGATCGTCGCTCGCACCTCCGGAAACAAGACCATTGAGAAAGCAATTTTGCAGACCAAAGTGAGTATCGGAGAAGGGAAAACCATCGCTGAGCCCTTAGGAGCCAGTGGGATTTTTCCCCCCATGGTCGTGCAGATGATTTCCGTGGGGGAGTCTACCGGGGCCCTGGATTCAATGTTAAGTAAAATCGCCGATTTTTTCGACGATGAAGTAGACGGAGCCGTTGCTGCTTTAACTTCTTTACTCGAACCCCTCCTCATGGTTTTTCTCGGAGGGGCGATCGGGGGACTGGTTGTAGCCATGTACCTCCCCATCTTTCAGATGGCCGCCATCCTGGGCTAA